Sequence from the Ziziphus jujuba cultivar Dongzao chromosome 9, ASM3175591v1 genome:
TCTTATTTACCTCAGGTCCGTGGCAGAACAGTCGTAACAATTTTCGTTACACTATAGTATggtggaaattaaattaaacgggcattaaattcaaacacagtaaagaaaaactatatatttctTTGTTGATTAATTACTTTTTCCGATGTTACACCGCTTAAGATTTATTCAAAACATCCATCTAGGAGAGGAATGAACTGCACTTTGGTAGGGAGTTCTGTTTTGTTGCTGCTCTGAGTTGTTCCGCTTCTTCATGATTGAGGAAACAGTTGGGCTGAAGTAGTCATTACTCCTTTGAGAAGTCGCTCCTTGAGAATACATCTTCCTTCCATGGATGATGCTCCTTTGCTTTTCAAGCAAAGCTCTGCGAGCCACTGGGTTCCTTTGTACGGCTCCCCATCTATTGTAGCTCACACAACTCTGGCTCCGTCCCACTTGCTGAAACTTGCCCTCTCTAGGACTTGTATAGTTTCGGCTCTCGGCAGTTTCTGCTGAGTACATAGTTTCTCCCTCACTGCTATACCCATTCTGCATCTCTGAAACTCCAACTGGCGATGAGCTTGATTGAACCTCACTCCGAGCCCCATTTACGGAACCTGTTGAACCTTCTTCTGCATCTACACCAGGATTGTCTAGTCCTCTATGGATAATTTGTTCTTCTCTTAGTGGGCTCCCTGAAGGAGGAGGTTCCTTGATGAAATTCTCATCAGAATCTAGGGCCAATCCTTTGGCTCGATGTGATAAAACTGCGGGCTTAGCAACCCTTGGAGGAAAATTAATATCCAACAGCTGAAGTTGAGCACTTTCTTTTTTCCGAATAGGAACAGCTGTTAACTTTGGGGATTCATATATTTCAGGTGTAGGAATACCCTGAACATGGGTAGCATGTGGATCACTTAGGTTTTCTTCTTCAACATTCTTTGCTGCAGCAGAACAACTAGGTGCAGGCTGATCCCTAGTttttgagatggtatttgatgaAGATGGTGTTCCGTCATTGTCAGCCTCTGTTGACTTAAATACTGGCCGCAGTGTGAAAGAAGCACAAGAATGCTCACTCTTCTGGCCCGTAGACATTAATCGAATGAGTGGTAGTTTGGGTTTGTTAAGATCATCAAGGCTACCTTCCCAGTGCTGGTTTAACCAATCACAGATTATGGGAATGGGGATACCAAACTGCATaggaagatccttcttccacGATGAAGATGACAATGAAGAGGTTGATGATGATTTGTTGTTTGGAGATGTGGCCAGTTTCATAGGATCACAGATCATGAAAGCAAGATTGCCTTGTATGTCAAATCCAGCTGACCCAGGGCTCCACGTTATTCCATCAGTGGACAGTTTTATCAGATTGTCAGTGGCTATCACCACCTTTCCTTCACCCACTGTTAAATCCTTGTTCTCCGTGTATCCTAAAAGGAAGACTACACTGCCCAGATCCAGATTAGGTTTAGAATGGGTCTTCAAGTAGTGAGGATGTTGCCCCTGCACATTTGAGTCTCCATCCATTGAATCCAAACCCACTATTGTAAGATCTAAAACGGAGCTGGTGACGAAAAACCTGCAACCAGATGAAAGAAGTAAGAAAATCTGAAACTCTGATTCACAAGATCTCTCTATCAGCATCCAAGCAATCATTTCAAGGACTCCAGAAGAAAACTGATCAGTGTTTTCAACAACTAACCTTTTAAAGGCACAGAAGCAAAATTCTCCAACTAGATAGAGGCTCCTTTTCTAAACAATCAAGCATGCAACACCAGGCCTATTACCCAGAATGCATGGCATCAATAAAGATATATAATGTACAATATTATGAATTACCCTAGTAGCTTATATTTAAGACGTTTATTCTAATTAATGTGTTATTCTAGTTAATCTAGCTTATAACTAATAAATTCTAGTTTATCTAGCAATACCCGTCCGGGTTTGAATGTTTTATGTGAAATCAAAAGTGGGTAAAATGGGGTACATATTATTCAGTCTTCTAGACCATACTATGACATATCAACGCCATAAACATGCTAAAATAGGATCTGAAATATAAAAGGAATATCAATTGAATCTGCCTTGTGCTCCGCATATATTTTCCCGTCTCCCGGGGGCCCAGAGTCATCATTGAAATTGGTAAAGATAATTCCAATTGTCCCAGACTATATAAACAGTAGATCAgaaaaatctccaattttgaAGCGAACTCCATTAGCACTATCGATggcagaaataaaaaagaaccagCTTTAAAAGGCAACAATAT
This genomic interval carries:
- the LOC107426605 gene encoding uncharacterized protein LOC107426605 codes for the protein MGGLRESWCFCKGVSKSERMKAAIFSGKATAMARISGSGTGFLIHRNLLLTTHVNLPSIAAAESSEIRLQNGVAASLVPHRFFVTSSVLDLTIVGLDSMDGDSNVQGQHPHYLKTHSKPNLDLGSVVFLLGYTENKDLTVGEGKVVIATDNLIKLSTDGITWSPGSAGFDIQGNLAFMICDPMKLATSPNNKSSSTSSLSSSSWKKDLPMQFGIPIPIICDWLNQHWEGSLDDLNKPKLPLIRLMSTGQKSEHSCASFTLRPVFKSTEADNDGTPSSSNTISKTRDQPAPSCSAAAKNVEEENLSDPHATHVQGIPTPEIYESPKLTAVPIRKKESAQLQLLDINFPPRVAKPAVLSHRAKGLALDSDENFIKEPPPSGSPLREEQIIHRGLDNPGVDAEEGSTGSVNGARSEVQSSSSPVGVSEMQNGYSSEGETMYSAETAESRNYTSPREGKFQQVGRSQSCVSYNRWGAVQRNPVARRALLEKQRSIIHGRKMYSQGATSQRSNDYFSPTVSSIMKKRNNSEQQQNRTPYQSAVHSSPRWMF